A portion of the Adhaeribacter radiodurans genome contains these proteins:
- the moaA gene encoding GTP 3',8-cyclase MoaA, which yields MTKSRPQIVDNHGRPLTYVRLAVTDRCNLRCFYCMPAEGIDYLPKKQLLTYEEMERLLQVLAGLGISKVRITGGEPFLRKDLTYFLRQVKAIPGIEEIHITTNGVLTEQYIPDLVNLGIKSVNLSLDTLDRERFHKITRRDEFEKVMQTYYALLANQISVKINAVVMEGQNIEDIVPLAALTKDHPVSVRFIEEMPFNGEGQHYPVLTWNYRKIITELQTAFPDLYKVSDDVHSTANHYAIPGYKGNIGVIAAFSRTFCGTCNRIRVTAQGGLKTCLYGNDVLNVKNILRSGASDAALTEELLKAFDSRAKDGYEAEAQRPKLLSVFESMSMIGG from the coding sequence ATGACTAAATCACGCCCGCAAATAGTAGATAATCACGGCCGTCCTTTAACGTACGTGCGATTGGCTGTTACCGATAGGTGCAATTTGCGTTGTTTTTATTGCATGCCCGCCGAAGGCATTGATTACCTTCCCAAAAAGCAATTGCTTACCTACGAAGAAATGGAACGATTGCTGCAGGTGCTGGCTGGGTTAGGTATTAGTAAAGTACGTATTACAGGTGGCGAACCATTTCTGCGTAAAGATTTAACTTACTTTCTGCGTCAGGTAAAAGCCATTCCGGGTATTGAAGAAATACATATTACGACTAACGGTGTACTTACCGAACAATATATTCCGGATTTAGTAAATTTAGGAATTAAGTCGGTTAATCTGAGCCTGGATACTTTAGACCGGGAGCGGTTCCATAAAATTACCCGTCGGGATGAATTTGAAAAAGTAATGCAAACGTATTATGCTTTGCTGGCTAATCAGATTTCAGTAAAAATCAACGCGGTAGTAATGGAAGGACAAAATATTGAAGATATTGTTCCTTTAGCTGCTTTAACCAAAGATCATCCGGTTTCGGTCAGGTTTATCGAAGAAATGCCCTTCAACGGTGAAGGCCAGCACTATCCGGTACTAACCTGGAATTACCGCAAGATAATTACTGAATTACAAACTGCTTTTCCGGATTTATACAAAGTTTCAGATGATGTGCACTCTACGGCCAACCATTACGCTATTCCAGGATATAAAGGCAATATTGGAGTGATTGCCGCCTTCTCCCGAACTTTTTGTGGCACCTGTAATCGTATTCGGGTAACTGCCCAAGGCGGATTAAAAACTTGTCTTTACGGGAATGATGTGCTGAACGTAAAAAATATTCTACGGAGCGGGGCTTCTGATGCCGCCCTCACCGAAGAGCTACTGAAAGCCTTTGATAGTCGGGCTAAAGATGGGTACGAAGCTGAAGCCCAACGACCTAAATTATTATCAGTTTTTGAATCTATGTCGATGATAGGAGGTTAA
- a CDS encoding NADH-quinone oxidoreductase subunit N: MVSIILLTTFGIINLFLGFLKSNRILLPLVLLFLVIVFGANLADWNQTESYFNNMLTVDNFAVAFTSIVVLTTLLILPFSARYIRINDDNLPEYFALLLFSLVGAIMMVAYENILMLFIGIEILSISMYVLAGSEKRSLRSNEAALKYFLMGSFATGILLFGIALIYGATSTFYITEISSAANSNTEGMSPLLGMGLLLVLVGISFKVSAAPFHFWTPDVYEGTPAMFTGFMSTVVKTAGFAAFYKLLSVSFSGAYSFWFPTLVAMTVITLVIGNIGAAAQDSFKRMMAYSSISHAGYLMLALLALNGRSENAIFFYSLAYSVATVAAFGILKIVSDQRDGDESYAGFNGLGRTNPLLAFVMTVSMLSLAGIPLTGGFFGKFFIFGSVLEKDLLWLVVIGILMSMVGIYYYFRVVIAMYMREPSGERLEVDSFTTFTLIFIAVLTIILGIFPGLFSDIL, encoded by the coding sequence ATGGTATCAATTATTTTACTCACTACTTTCGGTATTATAAACCTATTTTTAGGCTTCCTGAAATCTAACCGGATTCTGCTGCCGCTGGTTTTATTGTTCCTAGTAATCGTATTTGGAGCAAATCTGGCCGATTGGAACCAAACCGAAAGTTATTTCAACAATATGCTCACCGTTGATAATTTTGCGGTAGCTTTCACCAGTATAGTAGTATTAACCACTCTCCTTATTTTACCTTTTTCTGCTCGTTATATCCGGATAAATGATGACAATTTACCGGAGTACTTTGCCTTGCTTTTATTCTCCCTTGTTGGCGCTATTATGATGGTTGCCTACGAAAATATCCTGATGCTATTTATCGGAATAGAAATATTATCTATCAGCATGTATGTTCTGGCTGGAAGTGAAAAGCGAAGCTTGCGTTCTAACGAAGCCGCCCTGAAATATTTTTTAATGGGTTCGTTTGCTACCGGAATTTTATTATTTGGTATAGCTTTAATTTACGGTGCAACCAGTACTTTCTACATTACCGAAATAAGTTCTGCTGCTAACTCCAATACCGAAGGAATGTCGCCGTTGTTAGGAATGGGATTGTTGTTGGTTTTAGTTGGTATTTCGTTTAAAGTTTCGGCGGCTCCTTTCCACTTCTGGACACCCGATGTGTATGAAGGCACTCCAGCTATGTTTACCGGTTTTATGTCGACGGTAGTGAAAACGGCGGGGTTTGCTGCTTTTTATAAATTACTTTCCGTTTCTTTTTCCGGAGCTTATTCTTTTTGGTTCCCCACTTTAGTAGCCATGACCGTAATTACCTTAGTAATAGGTAATATTGGCGCTGCCGCTCAGGATTCCTTTAAGCGGATGATGGCTTATTCCAGTATTTCTCACGCTGGATACTTAATGTTAGCTCTGCTAGCCCTGAACGGTCGTTCCGAGAACGCAATTTTCTTTTACTCCTTAGCTTACTCCGTAGCTACCGTAGCCGCTTTCGGTATTTTAAAAATTGTATCAGACCAACGCGATGGTGACGAAAGTTATGCTGGCTTTAATGGTTTAGGCCGAACTAATCCGCTCTTAGCTTTTGTTATGACAGTTTCAATGCTTTCGCTGGCAGGAATTCCGTTAACAGGTGGTTTTTTTGGTAAGTTCTTCATTTTTGGTAGTGTGCTGGAAAAAGATTTATTGTGGTTAGTGGTAATAGGAATTTTAATGTCGATGGTTGGTATTTATTATTACTTCCGGGTAGTAATTGCCATGTACATGCGCGAGCCTAGTGGCGAACGTTTAGAGGTAGATTCCTTTACAACTTTTACCTTAATTTTTATTGCGGTGCTTACCATAATATTAGGCATCTTTCCAGGACTGTTCAGCGATATATTGTAA
- a CDS encoding complex I subunit 4 family protein, translating into MITALLLFWPAAAALLVLLLKGNTAKKFAFGAAILEFLLAIYAMLQFEPSVAPQFTLVKDWISSAGITFSIGMDGISLLMVFLTTFLVPLIILASFPHSYKNPSAFYALILLMQTGLIGVFVSFDAFLFYFFWEVALIPIYFIAAVWGGERRIAITFKFFLYTIIGSLFMLVGFIYLYFQTPGNHSSDINAFYQLTLDASSQSWIFWFLFLAFAIKMPVFPFHTWQPDTYTESPAPATMLLSGIMLKMGIYGVIRWLLPVVPLGVSQWDELVLILSVIGIIYGSIIAIRQRDLKRLLAYSSIAHVGLIAAGIFTLNEQGLQGGMIQMLSHGINVTGLFFIVDIIYRRTHTRDIESLGGITQSTPALSIYFMILLLGAVALPLTNGFVGEFLLLMGVYKYNGWLGAVAGLTIILGAVYMLRMFQRVMFGEQNPATANFKDLTKIEKAVLIPLVVMVFWIGLHPNTFLSISEPSINQLLNIINR; encoded by the coding sequence ATGATAACAGCTTTATTACTTTTCTGGCCCGCGGCGGCGGCCTTATTGGTTCTGCTTTTAAAAGGTAACACCGCCAAAAAATTTGCTTTCGGGGCTGCCATTCTGGAGTTTTTGTTGGCTATATACGCCATGCTGCAGTTTGAACCTTCCGTGGCTCCCCAATTTACTTTAGTAAAAGACTGGATTTCTTCTGCGGGTATTACGTTTAGCATCGGCATGGATGGCATTAGTTTGCTTATGGTTTTCCTGACGACCTTTCTGGTACCGTTAATTATCTTAGCTTCCTTTCCGCATTCGTATAAGAATCCATCGGCTTTTTACGCGCTTATTCTACTCATGCAAACTGGTTTGATTGGCGTGTTTGTTTCTTTTGATGCTTTCTTATTTTACTTTTTCTGGGAGGTAGCTTTAATTCCGATTTACTTTATTGCGGCCGTTTGGGGTGGTGAACGAAGAATTGCCATTACGTTTAAGTTTTTCTTGTATACCATTATTGGCTCGTTGTTTATGCTGGTAGGGTTTATCTACCTGTATTTCCAAACGCCAGGCAATCACTCTTCAGATATTAACGCTTTTTACCAGTTAACCTTAGATGCTAGCAGCCAAAGCTGGATATTCTGGTTCTTGTTTCTGGCTTTTGCCATTAAAATGCCAGTATTCCCTTTTCATACCTGGCAACCCGATACTTACACCGAATCTCCGGCACCAGCCACTATGTTACTTTCCGGTATTATGCTGAAAATGGGTATCTATGGAGTTATCCGCTGGTTACTGCCAGTAGTTCCATTAGGCGTAAGTCAATGGGATGAGTTGGTTTTGATACTTTCGGTTATTGGTATAATCTACGGTTCTATTATTGCTATTCGCCAGCGCGATTTGAAACGCTTGTTAGCTTACTCTTCTATTGCGCACGTAGGCTTAATTGCCGCTGGTATTTTTACTTTAAATGAGCAAGGCCTACAAGGCGGAATGATTCAGATGTTAAGCCACGGGATTAACGTAACGGGTTTATTCTTCATTGTTGATATTATTTACCGCCGTACCCATACCCGCGATATAGAGAGTTTAGGTGGTATTACGCAAAGTACGCCAGCTTTATCCATCTACTTCATGATTTTGCTACTGGGTGCCGTAGCCTTACCTCTCACTAACGGGTTTGTGGGCGAGTTTTTATTGTTAATGGGTGTTTATAAGTACAATGGCTGGTTAGGTGCAGTGGCTGGCTTAACTATAATACTGGGAGCCGTTTATATGCTGCGGATGTTCCAGCGTGTTATGTTTGGTGAACAAAACCCGGCAACAGCTAATTTCAAAGATTTAACCAAAATAGAAAAAGCGGTTTTAATTCCGCTGGTGGTAATGGTATTCTGGATTGGTTTACATCCCAACACATTCTTAAGTATTTCAGAACCATCAATAAATCAGTTATTAAATATTATAAATAGATAG
- the nuoL gene encoding NADH-quinone oxidoreductase subunit L: MQEVAMPANNPEMALICLLIPLLPFIGFLINGLGNRKLPVGLAGFIGSATVFTSFLLSLYLFFSFNGQPYLTDIFNWVSVGNLQIPISFQIDQLSLIMLLLVTGVGFVIHVYSVGYMHHDENFGKFFAFLNLFIFSMLLLVMGSNYVLMFFGWEGVGLCSYLLIGFWNKNQNYNNAAKKAFIMNRIGDLGFLLGIFLIFNTFESVSYAEVFSKATQMPNLLNAPVIVTITLLLFVGAMGKSAQLPLYTWLPDAMAGPTPVSALIHAATMVTAGIYMVLRSNVLYSLAPDTLHVIAIIGLITAVFAATIGLAQNDIKKVLAYSTVSQLGYMFLALGVTAYTSSMFHVLTHAFFKALLFLGAGSVIHAMSGEQDIRMMGGLRKKLPITFLTFLIGTLAISGIPPFAGFFSKDELLAHVWEHSKIMWAFGVFASFMTAFYMFRLLYLTFFGSFRGTEEQRHHLHESPASMTLPLIILAILSTIGGFMGIPAVFGAHHYLADFLSPVFNNARIANPSMFEAAELSHSTEYILMAISVGVAVLAIIVAYVTYVKKRTVPADEDTRLSPLHNLIYHKYYIDEIYNALIVRPIMWLSTNVYRFVEQSIIDPVVNGFGKTVLGGGRSLRLLQTGDIGFYIFAMVLSIALIILLNFRFW; the protein is encoded by the coding sequence ATGCAAGAAGTCGCAATGCCTGCAAATAATCCGGAGATGGCGCTAATTTGCTTATTAATACCTTTGCTGCCATTTATCGGATTTCTTATTAACGGCTTAGGCAACCGTAAATTACCCGTTGGTTTAGCCGGGTTTATTGGTTCGGCAACCGTTTTTACCTCTTTTCTCTTATCCCTTTATCTATTCTTTAGTTTTAATGGTCAGCCTTATTTAACTGATATCTTTAATTGGGTGTCAGTCGGGAATCTGCAAATTCCAATCTCCTTCCAAATCGACCAGTTATCGCTGATTATGCTGCTGCTGGTTACGGGCGTTGGATTTGTCATTCACGTATATTCCGTTGGCTACATGCACCACGATGAGAATTTCGGAAAGTTCTTCGCTTTCCTGAATTTGTTTATTTTTTCGATGCTGCTGCTGGTAATGGGCTCTAACTACGTTTTAATGTTTTTTGGTTGGGAAGGGGTTGGTTTATGCTCTTACTTGTTAATTGGCTTCTGGAATAAAAACCAGAACTACAACAATGCCGCTAAGAAAGCTTTTATCATGAACCGTATTGGTGATTTGGGCTTTTTGTTAGGTATTTTCTTAATATTTAACACTTTCGAAAGTGTTTCCTACGCGGAGGTATTTAGTAAAGCCACGCAAATGCCCAACTTACTAAATGCACCCGTTATAGTTACTATTACCTTATTATTATTTGTTGGCGCAATGGGTAAAAGCGCGCAATTACCCCTTTATACCTGGTTACCCGATGCGATGGCTGGACCTACCCCAGTTTCTGCGCTTATTCACGCGGCTACCATGGTTACGGCAGGTATTTACATGGTATTGCGCTCCAACGTGTTGTATAGCCTTGCCCCAGATACGCTGCACGTAATTGCAATTATTGGGTTAATAACCGCAGTATTTGCGGCAACCATTGGTTTAGCTCAGAACGATATTAAAAAAGTACTCGCTTACTCTACTGTTAGTCAGTTAGGATATATGTTTTTAGCTTTAGGCGTTACCGCTTATACTTCTTCCATGTTCCACGTACTTACTCATGCCTTTTTTAAAGCATTATTGTTCCTGGGTGCGGGTAGTGTTATTCACGCTATGAGCGGCGAACAGGATATTCGGATGATGGGTGGTTTGCGCAAGAAATTACCAATAACATTTTTAACCTTCTTAATTGGAACATTAGCTATTTCAGGAATTCCACCGTTTGCCGGTTTCTTCTCGAAAGATGAATTGTTGGCGCACGTGTGGGAGCACAGTAAAATCATGTGGGCCTTTGGGGTATTTGCTTCATTCATGACCGCTTTTTACATGTTCCGGTTGTTGTATTTAACCTTTTTTGGTTCTTTCCGGGGCACCGAAGAACAACGCCACCATTTGCATGAGTCACCAGCCAGCATGACCTTACCGCTTATTATTCTGGCAATATTATCTACGATTGGTGGCTTTATGGGTATTCCGGCAGTATTTGGTGCCCATCATTATCTGGCAGATTTTCTCTCTCCGGTATTTAATAATGCCCGAATAGCGAATCCAAGCATGTTCGAAGCGGCAGAGTTATCCCACTCAACAGAATACATTCTCATGGCCATTTCGGTAGGTGTAGCAGTATTAGCCATTATTGTCGCTTATGTTACTTACGTTAAAAAACGTACCGTACCTGCTGATGAAGATACCCGCCTCTCTCCTTTGCACAATTTGATTTACCACAAATATTACATCGACGAGATTTATAATGCTCTAATTGTACGACCAATAATGTGGCTCTCGACCAATGTGTACCGGTTTGTTGAGCAAAGTATTATTGACCCAGTAGTAAATGGCTTTGGAAAAACTGTTCTCGGTGGCGGCCGTTCCTTGCGCTTACTACAAACTGGAGATATTGGCTTCTATATTTTTGCCATGGTTCTGAGCATTGCCCTTATTATACTATTAAACTTTAGATTCTGGTAG